A single region of the Pyxidicoccus trucidator genome encodes:
- a CDS encoding DUF962 domain-containing protein has protein sequence MSDRIQTYGEFWPFYLREHALPSTRRLHFIGTSLGTAIGITAAVTGRGLLVPAALVAAYGFAWFSHFVIERNKPASFKYPLWSLISDYRMAGLMAVGQLGPHMDRALAGGAGSGAANRLSAAQQQAR, from the coding sequence ATGTCCGACCGCATCCAGACCTATGGGGAGTTCTGGCCGTTCTACCTGCGGGAGCACGCGCTGCCCTCCACGCGCCGGCTCCACTTCATCGGCACCAGCCTGGGCACGGCCATCGGCATCACCGCCGCCGTGACGGGGCGCGGGCTGCTCGTGCCGGCCGCCCTCGTCGCGGCCTACGGCTTCGCGTGGTTCAGCCACTTCGTCATCGAGCGCAACAAGCCGGCCTCCTTCAAGTATCCGCTCTGGTCGCTCATCTCCGACTACCGGATGGCGGGGCTCATGGCCGTGGGCCAGCTCGGCCCCCACATGGACCGTGCCCTCGCGGGCGGAGCCGGCTCCGGCGCAGCGAATCGGCTGTCCGCGGCGCAGCAGCAGGCCCGGTAG
- a CDS encoding carboxypeptidase-like regulatory domain-containing protein translates to MLRTVLPCVLLLLSSSAWGYDGHGVLMGTTLGLEGETGQPLKVLPGVTVSVTSPRLMGERIVESDENGFYRLAQLPPGVYRVIYEREGYNPIFIHDVVVRLNHTLRMNMGLVLHEDARCGFYGSYYLSAPSGW, encoded by the coding sequence ATGCTCCGTACCGTCCTGCCGTGTGTCCTTCTGCTGCTCTCCTCGTCCGCCTGGGGGTACGACGGGCACGGCGTCCTCATGGGGACGACGCTTGGCCTGGAAGGGGAGACGGGACAGCCCCTGAAGGTATTGCCGGGCGTCACCGTGTCCGTCACCTCGCCCCGCCTGATGGGGGAGCGCATCGTGGAGTCCGACGAGAACGGCTTCTATCGACTCGCGCAGCTGCCTCCCGGCGTCTACAGGGTCATCTACGAGCGTGAGGGCTACAATCCCATCTTCATCCATGACGTCGTGGTACGGCTGAACCACACGCTGCGGATGAACATGGGCCTGGTGCTGCACGAGGATGCAAGGTGCGGGTTCTACGGCAGCTATTACCTGAGCGCTCCGTCCGGGTGGTGA